In Prescottella soli, a genomic segment contains:
- a CDS encoding acyl-CoA synthetase, whose protein sequence is MQDVLTKITDTLSAVRVMQRSGLIPFPRVDLGVRELLAVGKYGPFAGSVHTHAARDPDRVALIDERGLLTYGKLEGQSNALVRAWQAVGIGIDSPVGAMCRNHRGLVLTMLAAGKSGARLVLMNTGFGRPQLADVAKREGVRWFVFDSEFADVADALPTEVTPFLSWTDGPVRTPPAETPPRTLDELIAEQSTDSVPAPEEPGTLILLTSGTTGTPKGAPRGHTSPLVTAQFLDRIPLRPEQTMLMAAPAFHGTGISQLGLGMALENTVVMQRRFDPETTVRLLAEHRADTLVLVPTMLQRIIDLGPDVLGKYDTSSLKVIFAAGSAIPPDLSVRTQQAFGKVLYNFYGSTEVAAVTVATPDDLERAPGTAGRVPATCHIALFDDAGNRVTEPDVVGRIFAKSGLSFAGYTDGRDKEHIDGMLATGDVGHFDRDGLLFVDGRDDDMIVSGGENVYPLEVENLIAERPDVLEVAVIGVADDEFGQRLRAFVVPAPTSARDADEIRAHVKANLARYKVPRDVVFLDEIPRNTTGKVLRRVLIEMNVESD, encoded by the coding sequence ATGCAGGACGTTCTGACGAAGATCACCGACACGCTCAGCGCCGTACGAGTGATGCAGCGCTCCGGCTTGATCCCCTTCCCCCGCGTCGACTTGGGTGTCCGAGAACTTCTCGCGGTCGGCAAGTACGGGCCGTTCGCCGGGTCGGTGCACACGCACGCCGCGCGCGACCCCGACCGCGTCGCGCTGATCGACGAACGCGGACTCCTCACGTACGGCAAACTCGAGGGCCAGTCCAATGCGCTGGTCCGCGCGTGGCAGGCGGTGGGGATCGGCATCGACTCCCCCGTCGGCGCCATGTGCCGGAATCACCGCGGTCTGGTGTTGACGATGCTCGCTGCCGGGAAGAGCGGCGCACGCCTGGTGCTCATGAACACCGGCTTCGGCCGACCGCAACTCGCCGACGTGGCGAAGCGAGAAGGGGTGCGCTGGTTCGTGTTCGACAGCGAGTTCGCCGACGTCGCTGACGCGCTGCCCACCGAGGTCACCCCGTTCCTGTCGTGGACGGACGGTCCTGTGCGCACGCCACCGGCCGAGACACCCCCTCGCACACTCGACGAACTCATCGCCGAGCAGTCCACCGATTCCGTGCCCGCCCCGGAGGAACCGGGCACACTCATCCTCCTCACCAGCGGCACCACCGGAACCCCCAAGGGCGCACCGCGCGGGCACACGTCCCCGTTGGTCACCGCACAGTTCCTCGACCGGATCCCGTTGCGCCCCGAGCAGACCATGTTGATGGCCGCGCCCGCGTTCCACGGCACCGGCATCTCCCAACTCGGCCTGGGGATGGCGCTCGAGAACACCGTCGTGATGCAGCGCCGCTTCGATCCGGAGACCACCGTCCGCCTGCTCGCCGAGCACCGCGCCGACACCCTCGTGCTGGTGCCGACGATGCTGCAGCGGATCATCGACCTCGGCCCCGACGTGCTCGGCAAGTACGACACCTCGTCGCTGAAGGTGATCTTCGCGGCCGGCTCGGCCATCCCGCCGGACCTGAGCGTCCGCACCCAACAGGCATTCGGGAAGGTGCTGTACAACTTCTACGGCTCCACCGAGGTCGCTGCCGTCACCGTCGCCACCCCGGACGACCTCGAGCGCGCCCCCGGCACCGCAGGACGCGTCCCGGCGACGTGCCACATCGCCCTGTTCGACGACGCCGGCAACCGCGTCACCGAACCGGACGTCGTCGGACGCATCTTCGCCAAGAGCGGACTGAGCTTCGCGGGCTACACCGACGGCCGCGACAAGGAGCACATCGACGGGATGCTCGCCACCGGCGACGTCGGCCACTTCGACCGCGACGGGCTGCTCTTCGTCGACGGGCGCGACGACGACATGATCGTCTCGGGCGGCGAGAACGTGTACCCGCTCGAGGTGGAGAACCTCATCGCCGAACGCCCCGACGTCCTCGAGGTCGCGGTGATCGGCGTCGCGGACGACGAGTTCGGCCAGCGACTCCGCGCGTTCGTCGTGCCCGCGCCGACGTCCGCCCGGGACGCGGACGAGATACGTGCGCACGTGAAGGCGAACCTGGCCCGCTACAAGGTGCCGCGCGACGTCGTCTTCCTCGACGAGATCCCCCGCAACACGACCGGCAAGGTGCTGCGTCGGGTGCTGATCGAGATGAATGTCGAGTCCGACTGA
- a CDS encoding transglycosylase family protein, whose product MTISISKRALGMAAVTGALVAVPFGLATGTASAATHNWDGVAQCESGGNWSINTGNGYYGGLQFSQSTWTANGGTGSPHSASKEEQIRVAENTLASQGPGAWPVCGQYLTEAAPAPAPAPVEPTPAPAVVTPQPAPMQATAAEYVDQAVRAAGDVAAQHGYGDQFQQVLGTHGNVLADIKAGFAN is encoded by the coding sequence ATGACCATCAGCATCAGCAAGCGTGCCCTCGGCATGGCCGCAGTGACCGGCGCCCTCGTCGCCGTCCCCTTCGGCCTCGCCACCGGCACCGCCTCCGCCGCGACCCACAACTGGGACGGCGTCGCACAGTGCGAGAGCGGCGGTAACTGGTCCATCAACACCGGCAACGGCTACTACGGCGGCCTGCAGTTCTCGCAGAGCACCTGGACGGCCAACGGCGGCACCGGCTCCCCGCACTCCGCGTCGAAGGAAGAGCAGATCCGCGTCGCCGAGAACACCCTCGCGTCACAGGGTCCGGGCGCGTGGCCCGTGTGCGGCCAGTACCTCACCGAGGCCGCGCCCGCACCGGCGCCGGCACCCGTCGAGCCCACCCCGGCTCCGGCCGTCGTCACCCCGCAGCCCGCCCCCATGCAGGCCACCGCGGCCGAGTACGTCGACCAGGCGGTCAGGGCAGCCGGCGACGTCGCCGCACAGCACGGCTACGGCGACCAGTTCCAGCAGGTGCTCGGCACCCACGGCAACGTGCTCGCCGACATCAAGGCCGGCTTCGCCAACTAG
- a CDS encoding UPF0182 family protein, with amino-acid sequence MRPPAGLPSLSKRTRVLLILALVAAALLLIGPRFIDIYTDWLWFGEVDFRGVFSKVLFTRLALFVVVGLVVGAIVWLALLLAYRSRPMFLPSPGANDPVARYRTAVMTRQKLFGIGIPVVIGLFAGLVGQASWSTVQMFFNGSSFGVTDPQFGKDIGFYAFDLPFYQFVLNWLFVAVIIAFFASLITHYIFGGLRLSGRQGALTRSARVQLAILAGTFVLLKAVSYWFDRYALLFSSRKEPTFTGAGYTDINAVLPAKLILMAIAIICAIAFFAAIFLRDLRIPAMAVVLLVLSSILVGAVYPLIVEQFSVKPNAADKERAYIERNITATRQAYGITDETVEYVPYSGKAEKQPKDVPSDVTTIANTRLLDPNILSPTFTAQQQLKNFYAFPKSLNIDRYDMNGELRDFVVAARELSPSSLQGNQTDWINKHTVYTHGNGFVAAYANQVTAVSGDVQNNTGGYPIYSVSDLTTKPADKALEVENPRIYYGPVIAASDADYAIVGGAQGSAPREYDTDDQKYTYTGDGGVGIGNWFNRLAFAAKYTERNILFSGAIGSDSKIIYNRDPAERVNKVAPWLTTDGTVYPAVVDGRMQWIVDGYTTLDNYPYAQRSSLDGLVQDSTNQATGRMLPKKEVSYIRNSVKATVDAYDGTVTLYQVDDKDPVLKAWMGVFPNTVKPKSDVSADLQAHFRYPEDLFKVQREMLSKYHVDDPSVFFGNNAFWSVPSDPTVDTDKNQPPYYVLSGNPKTAKPQFVLTSPMVGYQRELLSAYISVQSDPQNYGKFTVLQLPTETQTQGPQQAQSAMTSNPRVASELSLLKQSNKIQYGNLLTLPIADGGILYVEPIYTQRNSPNAFPQLARVMVSFTDTNGIKVGYAPTLAEALDQVFGSGTGNVATAPSGETAPSPEQNAGQTPTPPAPPAAGQTPDKAAAVAQLDAALSNLQSAQQKGDFKAYGDALAQLQKAVEAYQKAGG; translated from the coding sequence ATGCGGCCCCCCGCCGGTTTACCTTCGTTGTCGAAACGCACACGCGTGCTGCTGATCCTGGCGCTGGTCGCCGCAGCACTGTTGCTGATCGGCCCTCGTTTCATCGACATCTACACCGACTGGTTGTGGTTCGGTGAGGTCGACTTCCGTGGTGTGTTCAGCAAGGTGCTGTTCACCCGATTGGCGCTGTTCGTGGTCGTCGGCCTGGTCGTCGGCGCGATCGTCTGGCTGGCGTTGCTGCTGGCGTATCGGTCGCGGCCGATGTTCCTGCCCTCGCCGGGCGCGAACGATCCGGTGGCGCGCTACCGCACCGCGGTGATGACCCGACAGAAGCTGTTCGGGATCGGCATCCCCGTCGTGATCGGCCTGTTCGCGGGTCTGGTCGGTCAGGCCAGTTGGTCGACGGTGCAGATGTTCTTCAACGGCAGCTCCTTCGGCGTCACGGATCCGCAGTTCGGCAAGGACATCGGGTTCTACGCGTTCGATCTGCCCTTCTACCAGTTCGTGCTGAACTGGCTCTTCGTCGCGGTCATCATCGCGTTCTTCGCCAGCCTGATCACGCACTACATCTTCGGCGGTCTGCGGCTCAGCGGGCGGCAGGGTGCGTTGACGCGGTCGGCGCGCGTGCAGCTGGCGATCCTCGCTGGCACGTTCGTGCTGCTCAAGGCCGTCTCCTACTGGTTCGACCGATACGCGCTGCTGTTCAGCAGCCGCAAGGAGCCCACGTTCACCGGTGCCGGATACACCGACATCAACGCGGTCCTGCCGGCGAAACTGATCCTGATGGCGATCGCGATCATCTGCGCCATCGCGTTCTTCGCCGCGATCTTCCTGCGCGACTTGCGGATCCCCGCGATGGCGGTGGTCCTGCTGGTGTTGTCGTCGATCCTCGTCGGCGCGGTGTACCCGCTGATCGTCGAGCAGTTCTCAGTCAAGCCCAACGCGGCCGACAAGGAGCGCGCGTACATCGAGCGCAACATCACGGCGACGCGGCAGGCGTACGGGATCACCGACGAGACCGTCGAATATGTGCCGTATTCGGGCAAGGCGGAGAAGCAGCCCAAGGACGTGCCGTCGGACGTCACGACGATCGCGAACACCCGACTGCTCGACCCGAACATCCTCTCACCCACGTTCACGGCGCAGCAGCAGCTGAAGAACTTCTACGCGTTCCCCAAGTCGCTGAACATCGACCGCTACGACATGAACGGCGAACTGCGCGACTTCGTCGTCGCCGCGCGTGAGCTGTCCCCGTCGAGCCTGCAGGGCAACCAGACGGACTGGATCAACAAGCACACCGTCTACACGCACGGCAACGGCTTCGTGGCCGCGTACGCCAACCAGGTGACGGCGGTGAGCGGTGACGTCCAGAACAACACCGGCGGTTACCCGATCTACAGCGTCAGCGACCTCACGACCAAGCCCGCCGACAAGGCGCTCGAGGTCGAGAACCCGCGCATCTACTACGGCCCGGTGATCGCGGCGTCGGATGCCGACTACGCGATCGTCGGCGGTGCGCAGGGCAGCGCGCCCCGCGAGTACGACACCGACGACCAGAAGTACACGTACACCGGTGACGGTGGCGTCGGGATCGGCAACTGGTTCAACCGGTTGGCGTTTGCGGCCAAGTACACCGAGCGCAACATCCTGTTCTCGGGTGCGATCGGGTCGGATTCGAAGATCATCTACAACCGCGATCCGGCGGAGCGCGTAAACAAGGTGGCGCCGTGGCTGACCACGGACGGCACGGTCTACCCGGCCGTCGTGGACGGACGCATGCAGTGGATCGTCGACGGGTACACCACGCTCGACAACTACCCGTACGCCCAGCGCTCGTCGCTCGACGGATTGGTGCAGGACAGCACCAACCAGGCGACCGGGCGGATGCTGCCGAAGAAGGAGGTCTCGTACATCCGGAACTCGGTGAAGGCGACCGTCGACGCGTACGACGGCACCGTCACGCTGTACCAGGTGGACGACAAGGATCCGGTGCTCAAGGCGTGGATGGGTGTGTTCCCCAACACGGTCAAGCCCAAGTCGGACGTCTCGGCCGATCTGCAGGCGCACTTCCGGTACCCGGAGGACCTGTTCAAGGTGCAGCGCGAGATGCTCTCGAAGTACCACGTCGACGATCCCAGCGTGTTCTTCGGCAACAACGCGTTCTGGTCGGTGCCGAGCGACCCGACGGTCGACACGGACAAGAACCAGCCGCCGTACTACGTGCTGTCCGGCAACCCGAAGACGGCGAAGCCGCAGTTCGTGTTGACCAGCCCGATGGTCGGCTACCAGCGTGAGCTGCTGTCCGCCTACATCTCGGTGCAGTCGGATCCGCAGAACTATGGCAAGTTCACGGTGCTCCAGTTGCCGACGGAGACGCAGACGCAGGGTCCGCAGCAGGCGCAGTCGGCGATGACGTCGAATCCGCGTGTGGCGAGCGAGTTGTCACTGCTCAAGCAGTCCAACAAGATCCAGTACGGCAACCTGCTGACGTTGCCGATCGCCGACGGCGGCATCCTGTACGTCGAGCCGATCTACACGCAGCGGAACTCGCCGAACGCGTTCCCGCAGCTCGCGCGTGTGATGGTGAGCTTCACCGACACCAACGGCATCAAGGTCGGCTACGCGCCGACGTTGGCCGAGGCGCTGGATCAGGTGTTCGGTTCGGGGACCGGCAATGTCGCGACCGCGCCGAGTGGCGAGACCGCGCCTTCGCCGGAGCAGAATGCCGGCCAGACGCCGACACCGCCGGCGCCGCCGGCGGCCGGTCAGACGCCGGACAAGGCCGCCGCGGTCGCGCAGTTGGATGCGGCGCTGTCGAATCTGCAGTCGGCGCAGCAGAAGGGCGATTTCAAGGCCTACGGTGACGCCCTCGCGCAGCTGCAGAAGGCTGTCGAGGCGTACCAGAAGGCCGGAGGCTAG
- a CDS encoding YlbL family protein, which produces MNRRMVTLLAALAPVVALGVLGTTVQVPFVALGPGPTFNTLGDVDGKPVVEIDGTQVDPTSGNLNMTTVAVRDKLTLFDALGLWASGRQGLVPREEVYPPQKSKVEVQEENTAQFENSENSAELAALRYLGKPVALEVTTVSDGGPAASVLRDGDLLLRVNGTPVDTLTGLQDVIGSSAPGTTVQVTYQRDGVESTAPITLGSRPDTDGGENANKGYLGVNAKQVPNVPFTIDFNLADIGGPSAGLMFSLAVVDKLSTGEINGGKFVAGTGTIDPDGDVGPIGGIPYKMIAAHDAGATTFLVPAKNCDEARANKPDGLDLVKVETLGGAVDALSTINSGGTAPSC; this is translated from the coding sequence GTGAACCGACGGATGGTGACCCTGCTGGCAGCGTTGGCCCCGGTCGTGGCGCTCGGAGTGCTCGGGACGACCGTCCAGGTGCCGTTCGTAGCGCTCGGTCCCGGTCCCACGTTCAACACCCTCGGCGACGTCGACGGCAAGCCCGTCGTCGAGATCGACGGCACTCAGGTCGATCCGACCAGCGGCAACCTCAACATGACGACGGTCGCGGTGCGCGACAAGCTGACGCTGTTCGACGCCCTGGGGCTGTGGGCGAGCGGGCGGCAGGGCCTGGTGCCCCGCGAGGAGGTGTACCCGCCGCAGAAGTCGAAGGTCGAGGTCCAGGAGGAGAACACCGCCCAGTTCGAGAACTCCGAGAACAGCGCCGAACTGGCGGCGCTGCGGTATCTCGGCAAGCCGGTGGCACTCGAGGTGACGACGGTGAGCGACGGCGGGCCGGCCGCGTCGGTGCTTCGGGACGGCGACCTCCTGCTGCGGGTCAACGGCACTCCCGTCGACACGCTGACCGGTCTGCAGGACGTGATCGGTTCATCGGCGCCCGGCACGACCGTGCAGGTGACGTACCAGCGGGACGGCGTCGAGTCGACCGCCCCGATCACGCTCGGTTCCCGCCCCGACACCGACGGCGGGGAGAACGCGAACAAGGGCTACCTCGGCGTCAACGCCAAGCAGGTGCCGAACGTGCCGTTCACGATCGACTTCAACCTCGCCGACATCGGTGGCCCCTCGGCCGGTCTGATGTTCAGCCTTGCCGTGGTCGACAAGCTCAGCACCGGCGAGATCAACGGCGGCAAGTTCGTCGCGGGCACCGGCACGATCGACCCGGACGGCGACGTCGGACCGATCGGCGGCATTCCCTACAAGATGATCGCCGCGCACGACGCGGGGGCGACCACGTTCCTGGTCCCGGCGAAGAACTGCGACGAGGCCCGCGCCAACAAGCCGGACGGACTCGACCTGGTCAAGGTCGAGACCCTCGGCGGTGCCGTCGACGCCCTCTCCACCATCAACTCCGGCGGCACCGCGCCGTCCTGCTAG
- a CDS encoding M48 metallopeptidase family protein: MTGTGISDSGRPEVEIRRSARRRRTVSARREGDKVVVLMPAGLSKSAEADLVAEMIGKLERSDRRAAARAERSDVELAERTARLSARWLGGAAAPVSVRWVPSMRTRWASCTPNDGTIRVSELLQTVPSYVLDYVLVHELVHLYVAGGHNDRFWREVRRYPKTERAMGYLEAYSVVTRQPGLLDGIDLTDPMVDAVGCGAADDVGVPTA, translated from the coding sequence GTGACTGGCACCGGAATCTCCGACAGCGGACGCCCCGAGGTGGAGATCCGACGCAGCGCGCGGCGGCGGCGCACCGTCAGCGCACGCCGCGAGGGCGACAAGGTGGTCGTGCTGATGCCGGCCGGTCTCTCGAAGTCGGCGGAGGCGGACCTGGTCGCCGAGATGATCGGGAAGCTCGAACGGTCGGACCGCCGCGCCGCGGCCCGCGCCGAACGCAGCGACGTCGAACTGGCCGAGCGCACCGCCCGGCTGTCGGCGCGGTGGCTCGGTGGCGCGGCGGCACCCGTGTCGGTGCGCTGGGTGCCGTCGATGCGGACCCGCTGGGCGTCGTGCACGCCGAACGACGGCACCATCCGGGTCAGCGAGCTGCTGCAGACGGTGCCGTCGTACGTGTTGGACTACGTGCTGGTGCACGAATTGGTGCACCTGTATGTCGCCGGCGGACACAACGACCGCTTCTGGCGGGAGGTGCGCCGCTATCCGAAGACCGAGCGGGCAATGGGCTACCTGGAGGCGTACTCCGTGGTGACGCGGCAGCCCGGCCTGCTGGACGGGATCGACCTCACCGATCCCATGGTCGACGCCGTCGGCTGCGGGGCAGCCGACGACGTTGGTGTTCCTACCGCTTAG
- a CDS encoding Rv2732c family membrane protein, protein MSEDLSLLRRELAMIEERVAREVDPRGRGPFIAATVMILLIALAAPQVDGLRAWQVLAGGHHEVASLARLFTWFVVVFGIGVSALAAWTRRWVLAWIAMAGVTVGTVLGLLTYWSQHSVRGVHTGSIGYGLLVEWAAMALLAVLWIPVVAGRSNVMQR, encoded by the coding sequence ATGAGTGAGGATCTATCGCTGCTGCGGCGTGAACTGGCGATGATCGAGGAGCGGGTGGCCCGTGAGGTCGACCCGCGCGGGCGTGGACCGTTCATCGCGGCAACAGTGATGATCCTGCTGATCGCGCTGGCCGCCCCGCAGGTCGACGGCCTGCGCGCGTGGCAGGTCCTGGCCGGTGGGCACCACGAGGTGGCGTCGCTGGCCCGGCTGTTCACGTGGTTCGTGGTCGTGTTCGGGATCGGTGTGTCCGCGCTCGCGGCATGGACGCGGCGCTGGGTGCTCGCGTGGATCGCGATGGCCGGCGTCACGGTCGGCACGGTCCTCGGCCTGCTCACGTACTGGTCGCAGCACAGCGTCCGCGGCGTCCACACCGGCAGCATCGGCTACGGCCTGCTCGTCGAGTGGGCGGCGATGGCACTGCTTGCGGTGCTCTGGATCCCGGTGGTCGCCGGCCGCTCCAACGTCATGCAGCGCTGA
- a CDS encoding PepSY-associated TM helix domain-containing protein, with protein MHASEGVGTAPAHLPDDPKTRPESNDSSPPGAFRRLVLRLHFYAGVFVAPFLVIAAISGGLYAIAPTLEQFVYRDYLHVESTGPAAPVSDQIAAARAQRPDLTVSAVRPSTEQGQTTRVLFTDPTLGESERLSVFVDPVTAKPVGELVVYGSSSALPMRTWISQLHRHLHLGEPGRIYSELAASWLWVIALGGVYLWVRRYRTAKARNGSAAPRLWTVKRGGRGRNGALGWHGAIGLWIALGLVFLSATGLTWSKYAGENIGDLRADLGWGTPSVSKSLDGAAAAPSGGHDGHGGGHAAAAAGTGILDSNVARIDDVLAVAANAGVTGVVEASIPSKPDTAFTVAQTRQPFQFSTDSVAIDGATGQITDTVRFADWPFAAKLTFWAIGLHMGILFGLLNQIALLALAVALLAVIVLGYTMWWRRRPTRGTQRWGRPPARGALRGLHPAAVGAIVIGSVLIGWFVPLLGLTLLGFVAVDMVFGVFQRRRASTGASR; from the coding sequence ATGCACGCTTCCGAAGGCGTGGGGACCGCCCCTGCGCACCTTCCGGACGACCCGAAAACCCGCCCCGAATCGAATGATTCGTCGCCGCCGGGCGCCTTCCGCAGGCTGGTCCTCCGGCTGCACTTCTACGCCGGCGTCTTCGTCGCGCCGTTCCTGGTGATCGCGGCGATCAGCGGCGGGCTCTACGCGATCGCCCCCACCCTCGAACAGTTCGTCTACCGCGACTACCTGCACGTCGAGTCGACGGGACCGGCCGCGCCGGTGAGTGACCAGATCGCCGCCGCGCGGGCCCAGCGCCCGGACCTGACGGTGTCGGCGGTGCGACCGTCGACCGAACAGGGCCAGACCACCCGGGTGCTGTTCACCGACCCGACGCTCGGCGAGTCGGAGCGCCTGTCGGTGTTCGTCGACCCGGTGACCGCGAAGCCCGTAGGCGAACTCGTCGTCTACGGCAGCAGCAGCGCGCTGCCCATGCGAACGTGGATCTCGCAGCTGCACCGACACCTGCACCTGGGTGAACCCGGCCGGATCTACAGCGAGCTCGCGGCGTCGTGGCTGTGGGTGATCGCGCTCGGCGGCGTCTACCTGTGGGTGCGCCGCTACCGGACCGCGAAGGCCCGCAACGGGTCCGCGGCCCCGCGGTTGTGGACGGTCAAGCGTGGTGGACGCGGGCGCAACGGGGCGCTCGGCTGGCACGGCGCGATCGGGCTGTGGATCGCCCTCGGCCTGGTGTTCCTCTCGGCGACGGGCCTGACCTGGTCGAAGTATGCGGGCGAGAACATCGGCGACCTGCGGGCCGACCTGGGCTGGGGCACGCCGTCGGTGTCGAAGTCGCTCGACGGTGCGGCTGCCGCGCCTTCGGGTGGCCACGACGGTCACGGTGGCGGGCACGCCGCCGCGGCGGCCGGGACGGGCATCCTCGACAGCAACGTCGCCCGCATCGACGACGTCCTCGCGGTCGCCGCGAACGCGGGCGTGACCGGTGTGGTGGAGGCGTCGATTCCGTCGAAGCCCGACACGGCGTTCACAGTCGCCCAGACGCGGCAGCCGTTCCAGTTCTCGACCGATTCGGTGGCGATCGACGGTGCGACCGGGCAGATCACCGACACCGTGCGGTTCGCGGACTGGCCGTTCGCGGCGAAGCTCACGTTCTGGGCCATCGGCCTGCACATGGGCATCCTCTTCGGACTGCTCAACCAGATCGCGCTGTTGGCGCTCGCCGTGGCACTGCTGGCGGTGATCGTCCTCGGTTACACCATGTGGTGGCGGCGCCGCCCGACCCGCGGCACGCAGCGGTGGGGCCGTCCGCCTGCCCGTGGCGCCCTGCGCGGCCTGCATCCGGCGGCGGTCGGCGCGATCGTGATCGGGTCCGTACTGATCGGATGGTTCGTGCCGCTCCTGGGGCTGACCCTGCTCGGGTTCGTTGCCGTCGATATGGTTTTCGGTGTGTTTCAACGCAGACGAGCATCGACCGGCGCAAGCAGATGA
- a CDS encoding zinc-dependent metalloprotease, translating to MSDLPFGFSNSDDDPDRKKDSGREQGGGQGAGQPFGFDPNAFGLGGAGGAGFDPAALGQMLTQFGQMLSGMGSAMGEGGQSGPVNYDVAKNLARQQIGSVTPITEGTASAVADAARLAELWLDGATTLPAGATRTLAWTPNDWLDGTLDTWKRLCDPVAQQVSGMWVQGLPEEARSMIGPMAGMLTQMGGLTFGSQLGQALGQLSKEVLTSTDIGLPLGPAGTAALLPAAIEAFSEGLEQPHREVLVFIAAREAAYQRLYSHVPWLRQRLLATVEDYARGIKMDFSAIEEAAQGLDPSALTDPSQIEKILQQGAFEPQTTPEQKQALERLETMLALVEGWVETVVSEALGERLPGVAALTETLRRRRATGGPAEQTFATLVGLELRPRKVREAAQLWRRLTSDTGVDARDGVWAHPDLLPDSSDLDSPAAFVDRILGGDSGTFHDPIAQLEQTEAREREEKNRESGSDEGDA from the coding sequence ATGAGCGATCTGCCCTTTGGTTTCTCCAACTCCGACGACGACCCGGACCGCAAGAAGGACTCGGGCCGCGAACAGGGCGGGGGTCAAGGCGCCGGTCAGCCGTTCGGCTTCGATCCCAACGCGTTCGGCCTCGGTGGGGCCGGCGGCGCGGGCTTCGACCCCGCGGCCCTCGGCCAGATGCTCACGCAGTTCGGTCAGATGCTGAGCGGCATGGGCAGCGCGATGGGCGAGGGCGGCCAGTCCGGTCCCGTCAACTACGACGTAGCGAAGAACCTCGCCCGGCAGCAGATCGGCTCGGTGACCCCGATCACCGAGGGCACCGCGTCAGCTGTCGCCGACGCCGCCCGACTCGCGGAACTGTGGCTCGACGGCGCGACGACGCTCCCCGCCGGCGCCACCCGCACCCTCGCCTGGACCCCCAACGACTGGCTCGACGGCACTCTCGACACGTGGAAGCGCCTGTGCGACCCGGTCGCCCAGCAGGTGTCCGGCATGTGGGTGCAGGGCCTGCCCGAGGAGGCCCGCAGCATGATCGGCCCGATGGCCGGGATGCTCACCCAGATGGGTGGCCTCACGTTCGGCTCCCAGCTGGGTCAGGCCCTCGGCCAGCTGTCCAAGGAGGTCCTCACCTCCACCGACATCGGGCTGCCACTCGGCCCCGCCGGCACCGCAGCGCTGCTGCCGGCCGCGATCGAGGCGTTCAGCGAGGGACTCGAGCAGCCGCACCGTGAGGTGCTCGTGTTCATCGCGGCCCGCGAGGCCGCCTACCAGCGCCTCTACAGCCATGTGCCGTGGCTGCGGCAGCGTCTGCTGGCCACCGTCGAGGACTACGCGCGCGGTATCAAGATGGACTTCTCCGCGATCGAGGAGGCGGCGCAGGGCCTCGACCCGTCGGCCCTGACGGACCCGTCGCAGATCGAGAAGATCCTGCAGCAGGGCGCGTTCGAACCGCAGACCACGCCCGAGCAGAAGCAGGCCCTCGAGCGCCTCGAGACGATGCTGGCGCTGGTCGAGGGCTGGGTGGAGACCGTCGTCTCCGAGGCGCTCGGCGAGCGGCTCCCCGGTGTCGCGGCCCTGACCGAAACGCTGCGACGTCGTCGCGCCACGGGCGGTCCGGCCGAGCAGACCTTCGCCACCCTCGTCGGTCTGGAACTGCGGCCCCGCAAGGTGCGCGAGGCCGCGCAGCTGTGGCGTCGGCTCACCTCCGACACCGGCGTCGACGCCCGCGACGGCGTGTGGGCGCACCCCGACCTGCTGCCCGACTCCTCGGATCTCGACAGCCCGGCCGCGTTCGTCGACCGCATCCTCGGCGGCGACTCGGGCACCTTCCACGATCCGATCGCGCAGCTCGAGCAGACCGAGGCCCGCGAACGCGAGGAGAAGAACCGCGAGAGCGGCAGCGACGAGGGCGACGCCTAA
- a CDS encoding PPA1309 family protein: protein MSLSDESLRRCVHEVIDFVDAGGWGQAPTMFAIVPTALVAAAEPSLLDQLDEGAELTPIEQGALPDDVEGGSPALDEFLATTSWPSEVVGCALVQEIVVLPPEAESDLDDALAPVISDRHAADEVARTAAEEHPERREARLIAAVLRDGPSIALLQLRPTDNDDPFAGIELRTYDNLAPGVVAALYATLDADED, encoded by the coding sequence ATGAGCCTGTCCGACGAGTCCCTGCGCAGATGCGTGCACGAGGTGATCGACTTCGTCGATGCCGGCGGATGGGGTCAAGCGCCGACGATGTTCGCGATCGTTCCGACCGCACTCGTCGCCGCGGCCGAGCCGTCCCTCCTGGATCAACTGGACGAGGGCGCCGAACTCACCCCGATCGAACAGGGCGCACTGCCCGACGACGTCGAGGGCGGTTCGCCCGCACTCGACGAGTTCCTCGCCACCACCAGCTGGCCGTCCGAGGTGGTCGGCTGCGCGCTCGTGCAGGAGATCGTCGTCCTGCCGCCCGAGGCCGAATCCGACCTCGACGACGCCCTCGCCCCGGTGATCTCCGACCGGCACGCGGCGGACGAGGTCGCGCGCACCGCCGCCGAGGAGCACCCCGAGCGTCGGGAGGCGCGCCTGATCGCGGCGGTGCTGAGGGACGGGCCGTCGATCGCGTTGCTGCAGCTGCGCCCCACCGACAACGACGACCCGTTCGCCGGGATCGAGCTGCGCACCTACGACAACCTCGCACCCGGTGTCGTCGCCGCGCTGTACGCGACGCTCGACGCCGACGAGGACTAG